CTTATAAATTTGGGTAGCCATTTGTTTAGTTTCCGGCAAATTTAAGCATTGCTTTGTTTGCCCGTGAGAAATTAAAGTTAAGCTAAGTAAAAAGTAAATAAAGTAGCATTTTTTCATAATCACAAATTTTAAATTATTTTTAATTAATAAATCACTCTTTTTAAAATATCAGTAGGTTCCTTTTTTATATTTTGAGTTATTAATTGGTTGTAATAAGAAATTTTGGCACACTCTTCCTGAATTTTACTGATATAAATATAAAGTTTCGACTTAATCATTATTCTCACTTTATCCATACTAAAACCAATACTGTGTAAAAGTATAAATTATTTCTTCTTTTCAAAAATATTGGCTATAATAAATTACCATGAATTGAATATGAGATAAGATTACAATTTCCCAAATAGTTAATCCATATTCATAAAAATCTGTAATGAAAAAGACCTGACAATACAATAGATAGCTATCGTTACTGTCAGGTCATATATTCAAAAGAAGAACTTGTAAAAGTTTAAAACCTAGACAAAGTTGGTATTAAAAAATTATTTAATATTCATAATTTTAGTATCAGAAAAATCAGAAGATTTTAATCTATAAAAATAAACTCCCGCCGATAAATTTTTCCTATCAAAAACAATAGTATGATTTCCGGAAGCATGGTTTTGCGAACAAATAGTTTTGATTTTTTCACCAATCAGATTAAACAATTCTATTTCTACAAAAGCTTTTTCGGGAAGGTAAAAACATATTTCTGTTATTTCTGAAAACGGATTTGGATTGTTTTGAAAAAGCTTTGTAATTGATAACTGACAATTGATAATTGATAATTTTTCGGCAACAGATATTTTGTTTGTTTTATAAAATTCATCGCCTTCAAGCCAGGAATCTACATGCAGGTTTTGCTCTTGGCCATTTGCCATTAGTACAATGCTAAACTTGCTATTTTCTTTCATTCCGTCAATTTTCTGCGAATATTCATCGTTTCCCCAAATTGAAATTGCAAGGTTTTTTCCGGTAAAAACAGATGAACCAACCAATAATCCATCAGAGTTATAAACTCCTATTTCTGAACCAATTGGAGGTTCTGTTTCCCAAACTGTTTTTGGAATGCCGAGAGTCATATTTGAGCCTGTATTTTTCACTCCTTTGAAATAAATAGGTTTTGAAATTTGGATATTTGATTTTGATAAATTTGCTGAATTTGCCGGATAAGTGAGAGATGCTGCATTGTTCATTTTTATTTGGTAGCCTTCGCCGGGATTCATGTTTCCAATTAAATTAACTCCATATATTGGCCAATAAGTTTGCCCTAAATAGTTTTTCACAATTTCGATATCACCAACTATATTACTCATCATTTCTATTATTGAAGCGGGAGTTTTTCTTAAATACGAAATAAATGACCATCCAAAAGGAATATTGCATATAGTATTTTCCGGTTGAACAGACAAACCTTCAATGGTCAAGATATCAGGGTTGACCATTTTAACTTGATAACCTTCGCAAATGGAAATATTACCTATTAAATTTACATTATATATTGGCCAATAAGTTTATCCTAAATAATTTTTCACAATCTCTACGTTTGAAACAATTTCATTAAAAATAGAATCAATTGATGAATCGAATGGATTGATAT
The window above is part of the Bacteroidota bacterium genome. Proteins encoded here:
- a CDS encoding T9SS type A sorting domain-containing protein, whose protein sequence is MVNPDILTIEGLSVQPENTICNIPFGWSFISYLRKTPASIIEMMSNIVGDIEIVKNYLGQTYWPIYGVNLIGNMNPGEGYQIKMNNAASLTYPANSANLSKSNIQISKPIYFKGVKNTGSNMTLGIPKTVWETEPPIGSEIGVYNSDGLLVGSSVFTGKNLAISIWGNDEYSQKIDGMKENSKFSIVLMANGQEQNLHVDSWLEGDEFYKTNKISVAEKLSIINCQLSITKLFQNNPNPFSEITEICFYLPEKAFVEIELFNLIGEKIKTICSQNHASGNHTIVFDRKNLSAGVYFYRLKSSDFSDTKIMNIK